The following is a genomic window from Pseudomonas lurida.
ACTCGCGGACCATCTGCAGGGTTTTCGCCAGGTTCTGCTTGGCTTCCAGCGCGCGGATATTGGCCAGCTGGATCGCCGGGCCGTCTGCCATTGGGTCGGTGAAGGGCATGCCCAGCTCGATCACATCGGCACCGGCGGCTGGCAAGCCCTTGAGGATTGCCAGGGAGGTGTCATAACCCGGGTCGCCGGCGGTGACGAAGGTCACCAGGGCGGCGCGGTTTTCTTCTTTAAGCTGCGCAAAGCGGGCTTGCAGGCGGCTCATCAGTGTTTCTCCTGCTTAGACTGTTCCATATGGTGCATCACGGTCTGCATGTCTTTGTCGCCACGGCCCGAGAGGTTGAGCACCATCAGGTGATCCTTCGGCAGGGTGGGTGCGCGCTTGAACACTTCGGCCAGCGCGTGGGCGCTTTCCAGTGCAGGAATAATCCCTTCCAGGCGGCAGCATTTGTGGAACGCATCCAGGGCCTCATCGTCGGTCACCGAGGTGTACTGGACACGGCCGATGTCATGCAACCAAGCGTGTTCAGGGCCGATGCCGGGGTAGTCGAGGCCCGCGGAGATGGAGTGGGCGTCGATAATCTGGCCATCGTCGTCTTGCAGCAGGAAAGTGCGGTTGCCGTGCAGTACGCCGGGCACGCCACCGTTTAGGCTGGCGGCATGCTTGCCGGTCTCAATGCCGTGGCCGGCGGCTTCAACGCCGATGATCTGGACGCTGGTGTCATCCAGGAACGGGTGGAACAGGCCCATGGCATTGGAGCCGCCACCGATGCACGCCACCAGGCTGTCCGGCAGGCGGCCTTCCTGGGCTTGCAACTGGTCGCGGGTTTCCTTGCCGATCACGGCTTGGAAGTCACGCACCATGGCAGGGTACGGGTGTGGGCCGGCGACGGTGCCGATCAGGTAGAACGTGTCGTCGACGTTGGTCACCCAATCACGCAGGGCTTCGTTCATTGCGTCTTTGAGCGTGCCGGTGCCGGCTACTACCGGGATCACCTCGGCGCCCAGCAGCTTCATGCGGAACACGTTGGCTTGCTGGCGCTCAATGTCAGTGGTGCCCATGTAGATCACGCATTGCAGGCCGAAGCGCGCCGCCACGGTGGCGGTGGCCACGCCGTGCATGCCGGCGCCGGTCTCGGCAATGATGCGTTTCTTGCCCATGCGCCGTGCCAACAGGATCTGGCCGATGCAGTTGTTGATCTTGTGCGCGCCGGTGTGGTTCAGCTCTTCACGCTTGAGGTAGATCTTGGCGCCGCCGCAGAATTCGGTCAGGCGTTCGGCGAAATACAGTGGGCTTGGACGGCCGACATAGTCGCGCTGGAAGTAAGCCAGTTCTTCTTTGAACGCCGGGTCTTCCTTGGCCGCTTCGTATTCGCGGGCCAGTTCGAGGATCAACGGCATCAGGGTTTCAGCGACGTAGCGGCCGCCGAACGCGCCAAACAGGCCGTTGACGTCTGGGCCGTTACGTAGATCGGTCTGGGACTGAGTCATGGGACGCTCCAGGAAAGAATGGGGGGTGTAAAGCAATGAGGACCACTCTACCCCTGACCTTCTACGCTGAAAACCGATAAGATCGCCGTAACCTGTCAGGAAAACTCACATATGAGCCGCGACCTTCCTCCCCTTAACGCGCTGCGTGCCTTTGAAGCCACCGCGCGCCTTAACAGCGTCAGCCAGGCTGCCGAGCAATTGCATGTGACCCACGGCGCCGTCAGCCGGCAGTTGAAGGTGCTGGAAGAGCATTTGGGGGTGAGCTTATTCGTCAAGGATGGACGCGGCCTTAAACTCACAGATTCCGGTATCCGTTTGCGTGACGCCAGCGCAGAAGCGTTCGAGCGGTTGAGGGATGTGTGTGCCGAACTCACCCAAAGCAGCGCCGACGCGCCGTTCGTGCTGGGGTGTTCGGGCAGCTTGCTGGCGCGCTGGTTGATCCCGCGCCTTGGCCGCCTGAACGCGGACCTGCCGGACCTGCGCCTGCATTTGTCGGCAGGTGATGGCGATCTCGATCCTCGCCGTCCTGGGCTGGATGCCCTGCTGGTGTTTGCCGAGCCGCCATGGCCCGCGGACATGCAGGTGTATGAGCTGGCCAGCGAGCGCATCGGCCCGGTGATGAGCCCGCTCTTCGCCGGCTATGAGCGCCTGCGCCAGGCGCCTGCCCAAGCCTTGTGTGGCGAAGCCTTGTTGCACACCACCTCACGCCCGCAAGCCTGGCCCAGTTGGGCGCAGCAACACGGGATCGCGCCCGGCACGTTGAAGCATGGCCAGGGGTTCGAGCATTTGTATTATTTGCTGGAGGCGGCGGTGGCAGGATTGGGGGTGGCGATCGCACCCGAGCCGCTGGTGGCAGAGGACTTGCGAGCGGGTCGCCTGGTGGCGCCATGGGGTTTCAGTGAAACCCCGGCCCACCTGGCGCTGTGGCTACCCAAGCGCGCCGCAGACGGTCGCGCTGGGCAGCTGGCGCAGTGGCTCAAGGCTGAGCTGTTGCGCCAGCCGGGTTAGCCGGTAAACCATCAGTCACCGCGTTTGCACAGCAGATAAGCCGCCAGCAGACCCAATGCACCGACAGCGACGCCGGCGGTGGTCCATGGGTGCTCTTGCGCGTAATCGCGGGTTGCAACACCGGTTTCGCGGATTTTGACTTTGCTTTCTTCGTAGGCATCGCTGATCAGGTGACGGGAGTGCTTGAGGGCATTCTCGGCATTGCTTTTCAGGGCCTTCAGCGTTTTGCGCGACTCATCGGACGCATCGTCCTTGAGACTCTCAAGTGACTTGAGCAGGCTCGAAATCTCGGCTTCCATGCTTTCCAGCGACGCTTTGCGTAAAGAAGTGTTGGCCATGTGGACTCTCCTGAATGATTGAGTGGCATGTGTAGATACCGACTGCGGCCATTTCAGAAAGTGCAGTAAATCTGAACTTTCAGGTAGGAATGGTCGCCAGAAGCAGTACGAACATTGACTGCTACGCTTGCTAAACGACCCTTAGGAGAACTGCCATGAGTGATCATCACACTTACAAGAAAGTCGAATTGGTTGGCTCGTCCACCACCAGCATCGAAGACGCGATCAACAATGCCCTGGCCGAAGCCAACAAGAGCATCAAGCACCTGGAATGGTTCGAGGTGACCGAAACCCGTGGTCACATCAAGGACGGCAAGGCGGCACACTTCCAAGTGACCCTCAAAGTGGGGTTCCGAATTGCCAGTAGTTGATCACATCGGTTGAACTTGCCGACTGGCCGATTGCCATAACCTGCGCTACAACCAATGGGTGCCGATGCCACGAGCGTCGGCACGCTCTTTTCGATCAGCGCAAGGAAAGTAACGGATGAAGAAGTTCTTGTTAGCGGTAGGTTTGTTGAGCATTGCAGGCACAGCCCTGGCGGCGGGCAAGCCTTGTGAAGAGCTGAAAAGCGAAATTGCAGCGAAAATCGACGCCAAGGGCGCCTCGGGTTATTCGTTGGAAGTGGTGGATAAAGGCGCTGCAGCCGAGGGTTATACCGTAGTCGGCAGCTGCGAAGCCGGCACCAAGGAAATCGCCTACAAGCGCGGTTAATCCCGTGTGGCAGACATAAAAAACCGACGCACGTGCGTCGGTTTTTTTTCGCCTGAAGGTTTTAGCCTTTCATCAACTGCGCCAGCAACTCATAGGAATGAATCCGGTCGGCGTGCTCGTACAGGTCGCAGGTAAAGATCAACTCATCGGCACCGGTTTGCTCGATCAGCACGTCCAGTTTGGCGCGGATCTTCGCCGGGCTGCCCACCATTGCTAGGCCAAGAAAGCTGGCGACTGCGTCTTTTTCATGGGGCAGCCATAGGCCTTCCATGGTTTTCACCGGGGGGCGCTGCACCAGGCTCTGCCCGCGCATCAGCGCGAGAATGCGTTGGTACACGGAGGTGGCCAGGTAGTCGGCTTGCTCATCGGTGTCAGCGGCCACCAACGGAATGCCAAGCATCACGTAGGGTTTGTCCAGCACGGCCGAAGGCTTGAAGTGGTTGCGGTACACGCGAATCGCTTCATGCATCAGGCGTGGTGCGAAATGCGAGGCGAAGGCGTAGGGCAAGCCGCGTTCGCCCGCCAGTTGGGCGCTGAACAGGCTGGAGCCCAGCAACCAGACCGGTACGTTGGTGCCGGTGCCGGGAACGGCAATTACCCGTTGGTCGGGCGTGCGTGGGCCCAGGTAGGCCATCAACTCGGCCACATCTTCCGGGAAGTCATCGGCACTGCCCGAGCGCTCACGGCGCAGGGCGCGAGCGGTCATCTGGTCGGAGCCGGGCGCACGGCCCAGGCCCAGGTCGATACGGCCAGGGTAGAGGCTTTCCAGGGTGCCGAACTGCTCGGCGATCACCAGGGGGGCGTGGTTGGGCAGCATCACGCCGCCGGAGCCGACGCGAATGGTCGAAGTGCCACCGGCCAGGTAACCCAGCAGCACAGAGGTGGCCGAGCTGGCGATGCCGTCCATATTGTGGTGTTCAGCCACCCAGAAACGGTTGTAGCCGAACTTTTCCACGTGCTGGGCCAGGTCCAGGGAATTGCGCAGCGACTGCGCCGGACTGCCGTTGGCCCGCACGGGCACCAAGTCGAGGGTCGAGAACTTTACGTCGGACAGCGATTTCATAAGCCTGCTTCTCCAAGGGGGCCGCAGGCTTTTTAGACGAACCAAAACCTGCCGCTGCATGTGCATACCTATGCAATGAGGGCATATACCCGAGATTCAATAGTTGGGCCGGAAATTTCCTACTGCATCACTAGGTTTCTCCGACAAGATGAACTTTGCCTGGCCGTCTATCCTCAGAACCCTTACTGACGCAAAACCACCGTTCGAGGAGACCGCTATGAGTATCGTTAAAAAAGCATCCGCGCATTGGGAAGGTGACCTGAAGACTGGCCTGGGTTCCATCTCAACGGAAACCGGGGTACTGCGCGAAGCGCCCTACGGCTTCAAGGCCCGTTTCGAAGGCGGTAAGGGCACCAACCCGGAAGAGTTGATCGGCGCAGCCCACGCTGGCTGTTTTTCCATGGCGTTTTCCATGATTCTCGGCGACGCCGGGCTCAAGGCTGACAGCATCGACACCCACGCTGAGGTGACCCTGGACCAGGTCGACGGTGGTTTCGCGATCACTGCGGTGCACTTGGTCCTCAAGGCCAAGATTCCAGGCGCTAGCCAGGCCCAGTTTGATGAACTGAGCAAGAAGGCCAAGGAAGGGTGCCCGGTGTCCAAGGTGCTGAACGCGACCATCACACTGGAT
Proteins encoded in this region:
- the trpB gene encoding tryptophan synthase subunit beta, which translates into the protein MTQSQTDLRNGPDVNGLFGAFGGRYVAETLMPLILELAREYEAAKEDPAFKEELAYFQRDYVGRPSPLYFAERLTEFCGGAKIYLKREELNHTGAHKINNCIGQILLARRMGKKRIIAETGAGMHGVATATVAARFGLQCVIYMGTTDIERQQANVFRMKLLGAEVIPVVAGTGTLKDAMNEALRDWVTNVDDTFYLIGTVAGPHPYPAMVRDFQAVIGKETRDQLQAQEGRLPDSLVACIGGGSNAMGLFHPFLDDTSVQIIGVEAAGHGIETGKHAASLNGGVPGVLHGNRTFLLQDDDGQIIDAHSISAGLDYPGIGPEHAWLHDIGRVQYTSVTDDEALDAFHKCCRLEGIIPALESAHALAEVFKRAPTLPKDHLMVLNLSGRGDKDMQTVMHHMEQSKQEKH
- a CDS encoding LysR family transcriptional regulator, which translates into the protein MSRDLPPLNALRAFEATARLNSVSQAAEQLHVTHGAVSRQLKVLEEHLGVSLFVKDGRGLKLTDSGIRLRDASAEAFERLRDVCAELTQSSADAPFVLGCSGSLLARWLIPRLGRLNADLPDLRLHLSAGDGDLDPRRPGLDALLVFAEPPWPADMQVYELASERIGPVMSPLFAGYERLRQAPAQALCGEALLHTTSRPQAWPSWAQQHGIAPGTLKHGQGFEHLYYLLEAAVAGLGVAIAPEPLVAEDLRAGRLVAPWGFSETPAHLALWLPKRAADGRAGQLAQWLKAELLRQPG
- a CDS encoding DUF883 family protein; this translates as MANTSLRKASLESMEAEISSLLKSLESLKDDASDESRKTLKALKSNAENALKHSRHLISDAYEESKVKIRETGVATRDYAQEHPWTTAGVAVGALGLLAAYLLCKRGD
- a CDS encoding dodecin, encoding MSDHHTYKKVELVGSSTTSIEDAINNALAEANKSIKHLEWFEVTETRGHIKDGKAAHFQVTLKVGFRIASS
- a CDS encoding DUF1161 domain-containing protein; this translates as MKKFLLAVGLLSIAGTALAAGKPCEELKSEIAAKIDAKGASGYSLEVVDKGAAAEGYTVVGSCEAGTKEIAYKRG
- a CDS encoding LLM class flavin-dependent oxidoreductase gives rise to the protein MKSLSDVKFSTLDLVPVRANGSPAQSLRNSLDLAQHVEKFGYNRFWVAEHHNMDGIASSATSVLLGYLAGGTSTIRVGSGGVMLPNHAPLVIAEQFGTLESLYPGRIDLGLGRAPGSDQMTARALRRERSGSADDFPEDVAELMAYLGPRTPDQRVIAVPGTGTNVPVWLLGSSLFSAQLAGERGLPYAFASHFAPRLMHEAIRVYRNHFKPSAVLDKPYVMLGIPLVAADTDEQADYLATSVYQRILALMRGQSLVQRPPVKTMEGLWLPHEKDAVASFLGLAMVGSPAKIRAKLDVLIEQTGADELIFTCDLYEHADRIHSYELLAQLMKG
- a CDS encoding OsmC family protein; this translates as MSIVKKASAHWEGDLKTGLGSISTETGVLREAPYGFKARFEGGKGTNPEELIGAAHAGCFSMAFSMILGDAGLKADSIDTHAEVTLDQVDGGFAITAVHLVLKAKIPGASQAQFDELSKKAKEGCPVSKVLNATITLDGTLVN